In Pseudomonas grandcourensis, the DNA window TGAACTCGTGCAAGGACAACTGATCGGCACTGGCCGTCGGGCGTTCCACCACCGCGGTCAATCCGCAGTGATAACTCAAGATCGTCCGATCGTTTTCCGGTTGCACAAGCTCTGGGGTAAACCCGGCAAGATGCAGCGTGCGCCAGAAACGATTGCCGCGCCCGGCAAAATGGTGCCCCTGGGCGGCGGCCGTCATGCCGGGGTTGATGCCGCAAAAGATCACGGCCAATTGCCCGGCGAGGATATCTTCGAGCTTTTCACTCACCGCAGATCACTCTGATTGCATTGCGTGCCAGCTCCGTCAGGTCGGCTCGGGATTTACCGGCCCGGGCACGTATCGAAATGCTGTGCAGCAGGGACGAGGCGAGCACGGCCAGGGCGGCCGGATCTGCATTGTCTTTCAACTCGCCGGCCTCTTTCGCCGCTTGCAATCGAACTTCCAGATCGGCATCCA includes these proteins:
- the mug gene encoding G/U mismatch-specific DNA glycosylase, which codes for MSEKLEDILAGQLAVIFCGINPGMTAAAQGHHFAGRGNRFWRTLHLAGFTPELVQPENDRTILSYHCGLTAVVERPTASADQLSLHEFTAAAADFEQKIARHAPRFVAFLGKAAWSALTGQREIAWGLQPKTFGNASVWVLPNPSGRNRGFSLEQLVTAYRELRLAVDAQQRV